One window of Bifidobacterium pseudocatenulatum DSM 20438 = JCM 1200 = LMG 10505 genomic DNA carries:
- a CDS encoding asparaginase, with amino-acid sequence MRIHITYTGGTIGMIDSPNGLIPGADTRGWLFRLLEDAHMDASLFTFTELDPLIDSSNATPDNWQTMVDDLRAHHDDADAFVVLHGTDTMSYSSAALSYALADFGKPVIFTGSQHPLGKIESDATANVTGALNAAMSGRFHGVGLFFGHHLFAGNRVSKSSSWAFEGFSAPSVGPLARTGTPWHWYAGDAASAGYGWTSPQPYSRHDVAVIDMAPGISAARLEAMLTPRPEAVLLRAYGVGNVPSDEPGLTDVIADVLHDGVPVVIASQCQQAEVLLGHYETGDAIARAGAIGSGDMTLEATYAKIMFLLSQGVTRVDFGKWMRVSIAGEISPSSL; translated from the coding sequence ATGCGCATTCACATCACATATACCGGCGGTACCATCGGCATGATCGACTCTCCGAACGGTCTGATTCCGGGCGCCGACACTCGCGGATGGCTGTTCCGCCTGCTGGAGGACGCGCACATGGACGCAAGCCTGTTCACGTTCACCGAACTTGATCCGCTGATCGACTCATCGAACGCGACGCCCGACAATTGGCAGACGATGGTTGATGACTTGCGTGCGCATCACGATGATGCCGACGCGTTCGTAGTGCTGCATGGCACCGACACGATGAGCTATTCGAGCGCCGCGCTTTCGTACGCATTGGCCGATTTCGGCAAGCCGGTGATTTTCACGGGCTCGCAACATCCGCTCGGCAAAATCGAATCGGATGCCACTGCGAATGTCACGGGCGCGCTGAACGCCGCGATGAGCGGACGATTCCACGGTGTGGGACTGTTTTTTGGACATCACCTGTTTGCCGGCAATCGCGTGAGCAAGTCGTCGAGTTGGGCGTTTGAAGGATTTTCGGCGCCTTCCGTCGGACCACTGGCTCGTACGGGCACGCCATGGCATTGGTATGCGGGTGACGCCGCTTCGGCCGGTTACGGCTGGACGTCACCTCAACCTTACTCCCGTCATGATGTTGCCGTGATTGATATGGCGCCCGGCATTTCCGCAGCGCGATTGGAAGCGATGCTTACACCGCGTCCGGAAGCGGTATTGTTGCGCGCGTACGGCGTCGGCAATGTGCCGAGCGACGAACCGGGATTGACCGACGTAATTGCCGACGTGCTGCATGACGGCGTTCCCGTTGTGATCGCGTCGCAATGCCAGCAGGCGGAAGTACTGCTCGGCCATTACGAGACGGGCGATGCGATCGCTCGCGCCGGCGCGATCGGATCCGGTGATATGACGCTGGAAGCCACGTATGCGAAAATCATGTTCCTGCTGTCGCAAGGCGTGACCAGAGTCGACTTTGGCAAGTGGATGCGCGTATCGATCGCTGGAGAAATCTCGCCAAGCTCGTTGTAA
- a CDS encoding amino acid permease, whose protein sequence is MSNSNTSSNATQQSSAQKQDKSDAGYAKDLKPRHIQMIAIGGSIGTGLFLGAGGRLVQGGAGLAIAYAVCGIFAFLMVRALGELAIRRPSSGAFVSYAREFLGEKGAYVTGWLFFLDWSVTVMADITAVAVYFHYWKAFQGVPQWLIALCALALVFVLNLLSVKMFGEAEFWFAAIKVATIISFMVIAIWAIVTGAPVGDAHAGVANITDNGGLFPNGIAPVFALTLGVVFAFGGTEMVGVAAGEAKDAEKVLPKAINSMIIRIFVFYVGSVVLMALVLPYTAYSSNESPFVTFFSGIGIPHAGDVIQVVVLTAALSSLNAGLYSTGRTLRSLAVAGSGPRFAARMNKHHVPYGGIIITSALGLIGVVMNAVLPADAFEIVMNLAGIGIAGTWAAILVTHLAFLKKVKTGEEIRPDYHMPGAPYTNYISLIFFAVVVLSNLTSAAGRWTLAMFVVVVIAMVAGWFYMRGRINGDLMDEMLDNNGNDVPDVLETTEVPGK, encoded by the coding sequence ATGAGTAACTCCAATACATCGTCAAACGCGACGCAGCAGTCGTCCGCGCAGAAGCAGGATAAAAGCGATGCTGGTTATGCGAAGGATTTGAAGCCGCGTCATATTCAGATGATTGCGATTGGCGGTTCCATTGGCACCGGCCTGTTTTTGGGTGCGGGCGGCCGTCTTGTGCAAGGTGGCGCGGGTCTTGCGATCGCATACGCGGTGTGCGGCATTTTCGCGTTCTTGATGGTGCGTGCGTTGGGTGAGCTTGCGATTCGCCGTCCGTCGTCGGGCGCGTTCGTTTCATATGCCCGCGAATTCCTGGGCGAGAAGGGCGCGTATGTGACCGGCTGGCTGTTCTTCCTGGACTGGTCAGTCACGGTTATGGCTGACATCACCGCCGTCGCCGTATATTTCCACTATTGGAAGGCGTTCCAGGGGGTGCCTCAATGGCTGATTGCCTTGTGCGCGTTGGCGTTGGTGTTCGTGTTGAATCTGCTGAGCGTGAAGATGTTCGGTGAGGCGGAATTCTGGTTCGCTGCTATCAAGGTGGCTACGATCATCTCGTTCATGGTCATTGCGATTTGGGCGATTGTCACGGGCGCTCCGGTTGGCGATGCGCATGCCGGTGTCGCGAACATCACCGACAATGGCGGCCTGTTCCCGAATGGTATCGCTCCAGTGTTCGCACTGACCCTCGGTGTAGTGTTCGCGTTCGGCGGTACCGAAATGGTTGGCGTGGCTGCAGGTGAGGCGAAGGACGCCGAAAAGGTGCTGCCGAAGGCTATTAATTCGATGATCATCCGTATTTTCGTGTTTTACGTGGGTTCCGTAGTGCTTATGGCGCTGGTGCTGCCATACACCGCTTACTCGTCGAACGAATCTCCGTTCGTCACGTTCTTCTCCGGCATTGGCATTCCGCATGCCGGAGATGTGATTCAGGTTGTGGTGCTCACCGCGGCGCTTTCCTCCCTGAACGCTGGTTTGTATTCCACTGGCCGTACGCTGCGCTCACTGGCTGTGGCCGGCTCGGGTCCGAGGTTCGCCGCGCGCATGAACAAGCATCATGTGCCGTATGGCGGCATTATCATCACGTCTGCTCTTGGCCTGATCGGCGTGGTGATGAATGCGGTACTTCCTGCCGACGCGTTTGAGATCGTCATGAATCTGGCCGGCATCGGCATTGCCGGAACATGGGCGGCTATTCTCGTCACACATCTTGCGTTCTTGAAGAAGGTGAAGACCGGTGAGGAGATTCGCCCCGACTACCACATGCCGGGCGCTCCATACACGAATTACATTTCGCTTATCTTCTTCGCAGTTGTCGTGCTGTCGAATCTCACCAGCGCCGCCGGCCGTTGGACGCTCGCCATGTTCGTAGTGGTGGTCATCGCCATGGTTGCAGGCTGGTTCTACATGCGTGGCCGCATCAACGGCGATCTGATGGACGAAATGCTCGACAACAATGGCAACGACGTGCCTGACGTGCTTGAAACCACGGAAGTGCCGGGCAAGTAG